The Candidatus Zixiibacteriota bacterium genome contains a region encoding:
- a CDS encoding carboxymuconolactone decarboxylase family protein produces the protein MNEKIKAFRERRETLNRVILDRDNINIKRFFGIDTACYREGALDVKTKELLGLVASTVLRCDDCITYHLDRCMEQSVSDEEFDEVMSIALIVGGSIVIPHLRRAYELWTAK, from the coding sequence ATGAATGAAAAAATTAAGGCCTTTCGCGAGCGTCGAGAAACCTTGAATCGGGTTATTCTCGATCGGGACAATATTAATATTAAGCGCTTTTTTGGAATTGATACCGCCTGTTATCGAGAAGGCGCTCTCGACGTTAAAACTAAAGAATTATTAGGCCTGGTTGCCTCGACGGTTTTGCGCTGTGATGATTGTATAACTTATCACCTTGACCGTTGTATGGAACAGAGCGTGTCCGATGAGGAATTTGATGAGGTTATGTCAATCGCGCTTATAGTTGGCGGCTCAATCGTTATTCCACATTTGCGTCGCGCTTACGAATTGTGGACTGCTAAGTAA
- a CDS encoding bifunctional phosphoglucose/phosphomannose isomerase produces the protein MNILDNLENIRELDPGGMYDAIVDFPNQIREAIKIWEQTKIDPEAFPDMDKIDNIVICGMGGSAIGGDLAGAVLEEYPRIPIIVSRDYSLPYFARDKTVVIVSSYSGNTEETLMAMYQAVSRKCKIFAITTGGAIGEFAIKKKIPILSPKKGLQPRAALGYSFGLLMMLLYNLGVSHHLPRHLDNLASYLDIKAQSFLKDKVAEKNRCKQLAEKLHNRIPIIYSNTSFTSPAAIRFKGQLSENAKVLSFVNQFPECNHNEIVGWKNIELLKDKVIVILLRDRSDYTSSDELISSRIMIKARMNIVKEMIEAKGVEVIEINSGGDDELQRLFSIVQIADFTSFYLAILNDEDPTPVSLIEELKQRLSELD, from the coding sequence ATGAACATTCTTGATAATCTGGAAAATATCCGGGAGCTTGATCCGGGCGGGATGTATGACGCCATTGTCGATTTTCCCAATCAAATTCGGGAGGCGATTAAAATCTGGGAGCAAACTAAAATTGATCCTGAAGCTTTTCCGGATATGGATAAAATCGACAATATAGTTATCTGCGGTATGGGAGGATCGGCTATCGGAGGAGATTTGGCTGGTGCGGTTTTGGAAGAATATCCCAGAATACCGATTATTGTTTCCCGGGATTATAGCCTTCCATATTTTGCCCGTGATAAAACGGTTGTCATTGTTTCATCTTATTCGGGGAATACAGAAGAAACTTTGATGGCTATGTATCAGGCCGTTTCTCGGAAATGTAAAATATTTGCAATTACAACCGGTGGGGCGATTGGTGAATTTGCAATCAAGAAAAAAATCCCGATTCTATCACCGAAAAAAGGTCTTCAGCCTCGAGCGGCACTGGGGTATTCATTCGGATTATTAATGATGCTTTTGTATAATTTAGGTGTTTCTCATCACCTACCCCGGCATCTGGATAATCTGGCATCATATTTGGATATTAAAGCGCAATCATTTTTGAAGGATAAGGTGGCAGAAAAAAATCGGTGTAAGCAGTTGGCCGAAAAGCTCCATAATAGAATCCCAATAATTTATTCCAATACCAGTTTTACATCTCCTGCGGCCATACGATTTAAAGGGCAATTAAGTGAAAACGCTAAAGTATTATCATTCGTTAATCAATTCCCCGAATGCAATCATAATGAAATTGTCGGCTGGAAAAACATAGAATTACTCAAAGACAAAGTTATAGTAATATTGTTGAGGGATCGTTCTGATTATACTTCTTCCGATGAATTGATTAGTAGCCGTATCATGATCAAAGCCCGAATGAATATTGTAAAAGAAATGATTGAAGCCAAAGGTGTAGAAGTAATTGAGATTAATTCTGGCGGTGACGATGAACTCCAAAGATTGTTTTCAATCGTTCAGATAGCTGATTTTACAAGCTTTTATCTGGCAATTCTAAACGATGAAGACCCAACACCAGTAAGTCTAATTGAGGAATTAAAACAAAGACTTAGCGAGCTCGATTAG